A region of Shinella zoogloeoides DNA encodes the following proteins:
- the repC gene encoding plasmid replication protein RepC: protein MVRGTEIASFRRVTPAILASARLAMANDIPESTKAEVAILLKKAAPILGIDGSTYHIMDILIGLSRADDWAGTNRPIVAISNAKLAEYTGRSERQVTRCIRRLVEAGVIAYRDSPTGRRFVYRDKDGDISKGYGLDFTPARVRLHELKTLVEDFQARLNSEQEARRIVSRTSRAIVDACAAYPEHAEAWHSELQGLKELGLDKEGEAEALEAMHARIILAVTEEYVPHKMSGEGDISVTSIIYTTPQNSLECKKKWARSNERELKTKFSGRTAAGTSTERKSGAVQPESHPPVRKKSAGTVDEIQSQVLASVSVGLVRSACRQACEMVGTEIRSWPELAAAASTMRLMIGLSEAGWLDGTARVGRFAAAAILATVLEKAARSPDQITSPGGYFRAMIDRAVEGNLHLEKSLFGLADGVIKQTGERPA, encoded by the coding sequence ATGGTCCGAGGAACTGAGATCGCGTCCTTCAGACGCGTTACACCTGCAATACTCGCGAGCGCTCGGCTCGCAATGGCAAATGATATCCCCGAGTCTACGAAGGCGGAGGTAGCAATCCTCCTGAAGAAGGCAGCACCGATCCTCGGGATCGATGGTTCGACCTACCATATCATGGATATCCTCATCGGGCTGTCGCGTGCTGATGATTGGGCGGGGACGAACCGCCCGATCGTGGCAATCTCCAACGCGAAGCTCGCCGAGTACACGGGTCGCTCGGAGCGGCAGGTGACACGCTGCATTCGGCGCCTCGTGGAGGCTGGCGTCATCGCATATCGGGACAGCCCGACGGGTCGCCGTTTTGTATATCGCGACAAGGACGGAGACATCTCGAAGGGCTATGGCCTGGATTTCACGCCGGCGAGAGTGCGGCTGCATGAATTGAAGACACTTGTCGAGGACTTCCAGGCTCGGCTGAACAGCGAGCAGGAGGCCCGAAGGATCGTCAGCAGGACGTCGCGCGCCATCGTTGACGCATGTGCAGCATACCCTGAACACGCTGAGGCCTGGCACAGCGAACTGCAAGGCCTGAAGGAACTAGGGTTAGACAAGGAAGGGGAAGCGGAAGCACTGGAGGCTATGCACGCCCGGATCATTCTCGCGGTGACAGAAGAGTATGTTCCGCACAAAATGTCGGGCGAGGGTGACATCAGCGTCACGTCTATTATTTATACAACCCCTCAAAACTCTCTTGAATGTAAGAAAAAGTGGGCTCGCTCTAACGAGCGAGAACTTAAAACAAAATTCTCCGGCCGCACAGCGGCCGGAACATCAACCGAAAGAAAGTCTGGCGCAGTTCAACCCGAAAGCCATCCCCCCGTTCGGAAGAAATCTGCCGGCACGGTAGACGAAATCCAATCCCAGGTCCTAGCGTCCGTGTCGGTTGGCCTTGTTAGATCTGCCTGCCGCCAGGCATGCGAGATGGTAGGGACGGAAATTCGCAGTTGGCCTGAGCTTGCTGCCGCGGCCTCTACAATGCGTCTCATGATTGGTTTATCCGAGGCTGGATGGCTGGATGGAACGGCGAGGGTCGGCCGCTTTGCAGCCGCCGCGATTCTTGCCACAGTGCTTGAGAAGGCCGCCCGATCGCCGGATCAAATTACGAGTCCAGGAGGTTATTTCCGGGCAATGATCGATCGCGCTGTCGAAGGGAACCTGCATCTGGAGAAGAGCTTGTTCGGATTGGCGGACGGCGTCATCAAACAGACAGGTGAGAGGCCCGCATAA
- a CDS encoding Lrp/AsnC family transcriptional regulator: MASTEKETDAVRQTRHQPAELDAIDRKILGALSENASRSYADLSKIVNLSAPAVHDRVKRLKRDGVIKGTVARLDGCKLGRTLLTFLVIDTSSYNATRELLKFIRRPEVEELHTVAGDGCVLVKVRAADTESLETFLMEIQSLEGVRSVRSYIALSTFLERGPSPD, from the coding sequence ATGGCTTCGACAGAGAAAGAAACAGATGCTGTTCGGCAGACCAGACACCAGCCGGCAGAACTCGACGCGATCGACCGAAAAATATTAGGGGCGCTCTCGGAGAATGCCTCGCGCAGTTATGCCGACCTGAGCAAGATCGTGAATCTTTCGGCGCCCGCCGTGCATGACCGCGTGAAGCGCCTCAAGCGCGACGGCGTCATCAAGGGAACCGTTGCACGGCTTGACGGCTGCAAGCTGGGCCGCACTCTTTTGACCTTCCTGGTGATCGATACGAGCAGCTACAATGCGACACGCGAACTGCTGAAGTTCATCAGGCGGCCGGAGGTCGAGGAGCTCCACACCGTCGCCGGTGACGGGTGCGTTCTTGTAAAAGTCCGGGCTGCGGATACGGAGTCGCTCGAGACGTTCCTTATGGAGATCCAGAGCCTGGAGGGCGTCCGGTCCGTGCGTAGCTACATCGCGCTTTCCACGTTCCTCGAGCGCGGTCCATCGCCGGATTGA
- a CDS encoding MFS transporter encodes MPLALFALAVGAFGIGLTEFIIAGILPQIARSFDVDIPTAGLMATTYALGVFVGAPVLTVLGARMPRKIMLIGLAGIFTLGNVITALAPTLSIALVGRIITSFNHGAFFGIGSIIAASLVAPGRQASAIAFMFSGLTLANLFGVPAGTWLAQVYDWRLVFWLIAGIGLVTVVSVAALVPRMEPGKAIALREELRAFTDSQVLLAMGITIFGPAAFFTSITYIAPMMIEQAGFSEAAVARLMILFGLGLAVGNWIGGRFADRALFGTLFVTLAAQAAVLFLFWFGAESGTVASASVFLMAAFGFATVSPIQKLVMDRASRAGAPTMAASVNIGMFNLGNAIGAWVGGATIAAGFGLTSPNWAGAVLSLVALALAVLAKLSASGEQSLAMAE; translated from the coding sequence ATGCCTTTGGCCCTATTCGCGCTGGCAGTCGGCGCTTTCGGTATCGGTCTCACCGAATTCATCATCGCCGGCATTCTTCCGCAGATTGCGCGAAGCTTCGATGTCGATATACCGACAGCCGGCCTGATGGCTACTACCTATGCCCTCGGCGTCTTTGTGGGCGCGCCGGTCCTGACCGTGTTGGGTGCCAGGATGCCCCGAAAGATCATGTTGATCGGACTTGCAGGCATCTTCACGCTAGGCAATGTGATCACCGCCCTTGCGCCGACGCTGTCGATCGCCCTCGTGGGACGGATCATAACCTCGTTCAATCACGGCGCCTTCTTCGGCATCGGCTCGATTATCGCGGCCTCGCTTGTGGCACCGGGCCGGCAAGCAAGCGCGATTGCCTTTATGTTCTCCGGCCTCACACTCGCGAACCTCTTCGGCGTTCCCGCAGGCACTTGGCTCGCGCAGGTCTACGATTGGCGGCTCGTGTTCTGGCTCATCGCGGGGATCGGCCTGGTGACCGTGGTAAGTGTAGCGGCGCTGGTGCCGCGTATGGAACCGGGGAAAGCAATCGCACTGCGGGAAGAGTTGCGCGCCTTCACCGATTCTCAAGTGCTGCTCGCCATGGGGATCACTATATTCGGTCCCGCCGCCTTCTTCACCTCGATCACCTATATCGCTCCAATGATGATCGAGCAGGCAGGATTCTCGGAGGCGGCCGTCGCCCGGCTGATGATCCTCTTCGGCCTCGGCTTGGCCGTCGGCAACTGGATCGGTGGGCGCTTCGCGGATCGAGCGCTGTTCGGTACGCTCTTCGTGACACTTGCGGCCCAAGCCGCCGTACTCTTCCTGTTCTGGTTTGGCGCCGAAAGTGGCACCGTCGCCTCAGCCTCTGTCTTCCTCATGGCGGCCTTCGGCTTCGCCACCGTTTCGCCCATCCAGAAACTGGTGATGGACCGTGCCAGTCGGGCCGGCGCACCGACCATGGCGGCGTCTGTGAATATAGGCATGTTCAATCTCGGAAACGCAATCGGAGCCTGGGTCGGCGGCGCTACCATCGCCGCCGGGTTCGGCCTAACTTCGCCGAACTGGGCTGGAGCCGTCCTATCACTGGTGGCGCTAGCGCTCGCGGTGCTGGCAAAGCTGAGCGCCAGCGGCGAGCAATCACTGGCAATGGCGGAGTGA
- the repA gene encoding plasmid partitioning protein RepA, with translation MPAAAATKPPIEESVSKITRHSHLLAAQLQTLRSQMYPPEAKKTLKTFTSREAAMMVGIAESTLRQMSLDGESAAPELHGKDNRRRAYTLAQINEIREHLAKKRPKEALDFLPRRRAGEKLQIVAVANFKGGSAKTTTTVHLAHFLALQGLRVLAIDLDPQASLSTMFGYQPEIDVEDNQTVYGAIRYDEGQRVPLASVIRKTYFEGIDLVPGNLELMEYEHETPQAIARGDGRGEGMFFRRLGSVIASVEDDYDVVLIDAPPQLGYLTLGALYAASALLVTVHPAMLDVSSMNQFLKMTSDILQVIEENGGHLHHDFIRYVLTRHDPNDVPQVNIVALLRSLFGEDVLAPVVVETTAIASAGLEKKSLYEMARGTVGRDTLNRALESVDSVNQEILNHLKQVWGRT, from the coding sequence ATGCCCGCTGCTGCAGCCACCAAACCTCCTATCGAGGAGTCCGTCTCGAAGATTACGCGTCACTCGCATTTGCTTGCGGCGCAGCTTCAGACGCTCCGTTCTCAGATGTATCCGCCCGAGGCAAAGAAGACTCTCAAAACCTTCACTTCCCGTGAAGCGGCGATGATGGTTGGCATCGCAGAATCGACCCTGAGACAGATGTCTCTTGATGGAGAGAGCGCTGCCCCGGAGCTACACGGCAAGGATAACCGTCGCCGCGCCTACACCCTCGCTCAGATTAATGAGATTCGCGAGCATCTTGCCAAAAAGCGGCCGAAAGAAGCACTGGACTTTCTTCCGCGTCGGCGGGCAGGTGAAAAGCTTCAGATCGTGGCCGTGGCTAATTTTAAGGGCGGGTCGGCCAAGACCACGACGACTGTTCATCTTGCACATTTCCTTGCCTTACAAGGTCTGCGCGTCCTTGCGATTGATCTTGATCCGCAGGCATCTCTGTCAACGATGTTCGGGTACCAGCCGGAGATCGACGTCGAAGATAACCAGACTGTCTACGGTGCGATTCGCTACGATGAAGGGCAGCGTGTTCCGCTCGCGAGCGTGATCCGCAAGACCTATTTCGAAGGTATCGACCTTGTCCCAGGCAATCTGGAGCTCATGGAATACGAGCACGAGACCCCTCAGGCTATCGCGCGCGGTGACGGCCGCGGGGAAGGCATGTTCTTCCGCCGGCTTGGATCCGTCATCGCCAGCGTTGAAGACGACTATGACGTGGTGCTTATCGATGCTCCCCCACAACTCGGCTATCTGACGCTTGGTGCGCTTTATGCGGCGAGCGCCCTCCTTGTCACTGTCCATCCTGCGATGCTCGACGTCTCGAGCATGAACCAGTTCCTCAAGATGACCAGCGACATTCTCCAGGTCATTGAGGAAAATGGTGGTCATCTGCATCACGATTTCATCCGCTATGTGTTGACGCGTCACGACCCGAATGACGTTCCCCAGGTTAATATCGTTGCGCTTCTTCGCTCCCTCTTCGGCGAGGATGTGCTCGCACCTGTCGTCGTGGAAACAACCGCGATTGCGAGTGCGGGATTGGAGAAGAAGAGCCTTTATGAGATGGCGCGGGGTACGGTTGGAAGAGACACGCTCAATCGCGCGTTGGAATCGGTAGACAGCGTCAACCAGGAGATTTTGAACCACCTCAAGCAGGTATGGGGTCGGACATGA
- a CDS encoding transcriptional regulator — protein MASKLSDGWQSQALSAFAVREILEKPLEDETAQSRIKQIGVLNILYMMHLAGEALTLSNIIKFTGMTRGGVVETMDLLVARGVLVETLGKNSMGRGTARQFALSPTVFALLRAGANGS, from the coding sequence ATGGCAAGCAAATTGAGTGACGGATGGCAAAGCCAGGCGCTATCGGCCTTCGCCGTGCGTGAGATTCTCGAAAAACCGCTTGAAGACGAGACGGCGCAGTCTCGGATCAAGCAGATCGGCGTGTTGAACATCCTTTATATGATGCACCTGGCTGGCGAAGCATTAACCCTCTCAAATATCATCAAATTTACCGGAATGACCCGAGGCGGTGTCGTCGAGACGATGGACTTGCTCGTTGCGCGCGGAGTGCTCGTTGAAACGCTTGGAAAGAACTCAATGGGTCGCGGAACGGCCAGACAGTTTGCGCTGTCTCCGACGGTTTTTGCATTGCTTCGAGCTGGAGCCAACGGCAGCTAG
- the repB gene encoding plasmid partitioning protein RepB, whose translation MGSDMTNAKDRSNRMKSLFASVNREELEKHIPSPAGTTVRPATSGSMSGAVKSMQQTFSAVEAENERLRAQLQSGASAVELDPASVVPAFVRDRMDFEENPEFAGFVEGIRREGQKLPILVRPLLDHPGQYQIAYGHRRHRACQIIGIPVRAIVMEMTDEELVVAQGIENAERENPSFIEQALYASDLKKRGFSRETIARALGRNEEKGLAYISMLTATADAVPEALARRIGPAPATGRPKWEKLGAFFKDQKLPSDTNSALNGLVGSEKFRALASDERFTAVMRVLDRSSRPTNASESAEIDLGHGVVVTTKRTAKAMQISIPHAPAAGLSTWLVERLPALLEEFKRSERGEEQ comes from the coding sequence ATGGGGTCGGACATGACGAACGCGAAGGATCGGTCCAACCGGATGAAGAGCCTTTTCGCGAGTGTGAATCGCGAAGAGTTGGAAAAGCATATCCCCTCCCCCGCCGGTACAACTGTTCGACCAGCCACATCCGGTAGCATGTCGGGTGCAGTGAAGTCGATGCAGCAGACTTTCTCAGCAGTTGAGGCCGAAAACGAACGGTTGCGAGCGCAGCTTCAATCGGGCGCTAGCGCGGTCGAACTCGATCCGGCGAGTGTCGTACCCGCATTTGTTCGGGACCGGATGGACTTCGAGGAGAACCCGGAATTCGCTGGATTTGTCGAAGGCATTCGCCGAGAAGGTCAGAAACTTCCTATTCTGGTTCGTCCCCTTCTCGACCATCCTGGCCAGTATCAGATCGCCTATGGGCACCGACGCCATCGCGCCTGCCAGATCATAGGCATTCCTGTTCGTGCGATTGTCATGGAGATGACGGACGAAGAGCTCGTTGTCGCCCAAGGGATTGAAAACGCCGAGCGTGAGAATCCTTCGTTCATCGAGCAGGCGTTGTACGCATCCGATCTCAAAAAGCGTGGCTTTTCTCGTGAGACGATTGCAAGGGCGCTGGGACGCAACGAAGAAAAGGGGCTCGCCTATATTTCGATGTTGACGGCGACCGCCGACGCGGTTCCCGAAGCACTTGCACGCCGGATCGGCCCAGCGCCCGCGACCGGGCGCCCCAAATGGGAAAAGCTTGGCGCCTTTTTCAAAGATCAGAAGCTCCCGTCGGATACGAATTCCGCCCTAAACGGCTTGGTTGGTTCGGAGAAGTTTCGGGCGCTTGCTTCGGATGAGCGGTTCACCGCGGTGATGCGAGTACTGGACAGGTCGTCACGACCAACCAACGCATCGGAGTCGGCCGAAATCGATCTCGGCCATGGGGTGGTCGTGACGACAAAGCGGACAGCCAAGGCGATGCAGATTTCAATTCCTCACGCGCCCGCCGCCGGGCTTTCGACTTGGCTTGTCGAGCGTCTGCCGGCGCTATTGGAAGAATTCAAACGTTCGGAGCGAGGCGAAGAGCAATGA
- a CDS encoding lytic transglycosylase domain-containing protein: MPIAFLDLAQTCAPFVASETLAGIVSLESRFAPFNIRINSGRPLKAQPASKAEAIEIATSLVAEHHDIQLGLGGIGVEELQKLKLSIADAFDPCLNLQATATLLDRYYRLAVKAGADPARAEQVMLQSYYGRDDPSVGAMVNYDDQVRREIKRLGPTIARLTIPDTGEGRGTDDPVATAPADVVAEVVAENSEQTSTTVASTPTWDVFNSWRGSSVLVFQNNQLEQSE, from the coding sequence ATGCCCATTGCTTTTCTCGATCTTGCGCAAACCTGCGCACCCTTTGTTGCGTCCGAAACACTGGCGGGCATCGTCAGTCTCGAAAGCCGTTTCGCGCCTTTCAACATTCGAATCAACAGCGGCCGGCCACTCAAGGCGCAGCCGGCATCGAAGGCTGAGGCGATCGAAATTGCCACGTCACTGGTGGCCGAGCATCACGACATCCAGCTTGGTCTCGGCGGGATCGGGGTGGAAGAACTCCAGAAGCTGAAGCTCTCGATCGCCGACGCTTTCGATCCTTGCCTCAATCTGCAGGCCACGGCCACGCTGCTCGATCGATACTACCGTCTTGCCGTCAAGGCGGGCGCGGATCCTGCCAGGGCTGAACAGGTGATGCTCCAGTCCTATTACGGCCGCGACGATCCCTCCGTCGGCGCGATGGTCAACTACGACGACCAGGTTCGCCGCGAGATCAAACGGCTCGGCCCGACCATCGCCCGATTGACGATCCCGGATACGGGAGAGGGGAGGGGGACCGACGATCCTGTCGCCACCGCCCCGGCCGACGTCGTCGCAGAGGTGGTTGCCGAGAACTCCGAGCAGACATCCACCACGGTCGCTTCCACGCCCACATGGGACGTCTTCAACAGCTGGCGCGGGTCGTCCGTCCTGGTGTTTCAGAACAATCAATTGGAGCAGAGTGAATGA
- a CDS encoding TrbC/VirB2 family protein → MTFSSRIRAFAAPSAMAFAVAAMLVEPAFAQAAGIETILQNVVDLLQGNIFRLFATIAVILIALAWMFGYMDLRRAGYWIVGIGVIAGSSELVSTIIGS, encoded by the coding sequence ATGACTTTCAGTTCCCGTATCCGCGCATTTGCGGCCCCGTCTGCGATGGCATTCGCCGTGGCGGCGATGCTTGTCGAGCCGGCTTTTGCGCAGGCCGCCGGCATCGAGACCATCCTCCAAAACGTCGTCGATCTTTTGCAGGGCAACATCTTCAGGCTGTTCGCCACGATCGCGGTGATCCTGATCGCGCTCGCCTGGATGTTTGGCTACATGGATTTGCGCCGCGCGGGCTACTGGATCGTCGGCATCGGCGTGATTGCCGGTTCCTCGGAACTCGTCAGCACGATCATCGGGAGCTGA
- a CDS encoding VirB4 family type IV secretion system protein: MPSVATLRSRELTPETFIPYVRHVDETTIALDARTLMVMVALEGVSFETADVLDLNALHRDLNTLYRNIADERLALWTHLIRRRDRDYPDGTFATPFSAALNEKYRERMVREDLFRNDLFLTVLWSPARDPADKAAKLLSRLRQRSRSGIELDEEALKQLQDKLVDVVAGLKRFEPRVLSLYDHDGILFSEPSEVLHQLVGGRREPVPLTEGRISSAIYSDRVIIARETIEIRHEAESRFAGMLSIKEYPARTRTGMLDGVLTSPFELILSQSFCFASKADARVIMGRKQNQLVSSGDKAASQIDELDDAMDDLESNRFVLGEHHLALAVFAATVKELTDNLAKARASLTNGGAVVAREDLGLEAAWWAQLPGNFRYRARSGAITSRNFAALSPFHSYPIGQKDGNEWGPAVALLKTASGSPYYFNLHYGDLGNTFMCGPSGAGKTVILNFLLSQLEKHDPHVVFFDKDRGADLYVRAAGGTYLPLKNGTPTGCAPLKALDLTPENKVFLTRWVGKLVGSGSRELSVTELRDIAGAIDGLADLPTEQRTIGALRTFLNNTDLEGIAARLRRWERGGPLGWVFDNVIEDIGFGDLGGNGKFIGYDMTDFLDNEEIRTPLMAYLFHRVEQLIDGRRIIIVIDEFWKALQDEGFRDIAQNKLKTIRKQNGLMLFATQSPRDALISPIAHTIVEQCPTQIFLPNSRGNHSDYVEGFKLTEREYELIARELSVESRRFVLKQGHNSVVAELNLNGFADELAILSGRTANVELLDAIRAEVGNDPKDWLPVFQARRSAS; this comes from the coding sequence ATGCCTAGCGTCGCAACTCTCCGATCTCGCGAGCTCACACCGGAAACCTTCATTCCCTATGTGCGGCATGTCGATGAGACCACCATCGCGCTCGACGCCCGCACGCTGATGGTCATGGTGGCGCTGGAAGGCGTGTCCTTCGAGACTGCCGATGTCCTCGACCTCAACGCGCTGCATCGCGATCTGAACACGCTCTATCGCAATATCGCGGATGAACGGCTTGCCTTGTGGACTCATCTCATTCGGCGTCGCGATCGTGATTATCCAGACGGAACGTTCGCAACACCTTTTTCGGCCGCGCTCAACGAGAAGTATCGCGAGCGCATGGTCCGCGAAGACCTGTTCCGCAACGACCTCTTCCTCACCGTCCTCTGGTCGCCGGCGCGCGATCCGGCGGACAAGGCCGCGAAGCTTCTATCTCGACTGCGACAGCGAAGCCGTTCCGGCATCGAACTGGACGAGGAGGCGCTGAAGCAGCTTCAGGACAAACTCGTCGACGTCGTGGCAGGCCTGAAACGCTTCGAGCCGCGCGTGCTCTCCCTCTACGATCATGATGGGATCCTGTTTTCCGAACCGAGCGAGGTGCTTCACCAGTTGGTCGGCGGCCGACGCGAACCTGTCCCGTTGACCGAGGGTCGGATTTCCTCGGCGATCTATTCCGACCGTGTCATCATCGCCCGCGAGACGATCGAAATCCGCCACGAGGCGGAAAGCCGGTTCGCCGGCATGTTGAGCATCAAGGAATATCCCGCCCGCACCAGGACGGGGATGCTGGATGGCGTGCTGACCAGTCCCTTCGAACTGATCCTGTCCCAGTCCTTCTGCTTCGCCTCGAAGGCGGATGCCCGCGTCATCATGGGTCGTAAGCAGAACCAGTTGGTCAGCAGCGGCGACAAGGCCGCCTCGCAGATCGATGAGCTCGACGATGCGATGGACGATCTCGAGTCGAACCGCTTTGTGCTCGGCGAGCATCACCTGGCGCTTGCTGTCTTCGCGGCCACCGTCAAGGAGTTGACGGACAATCTCGCCAAGGCCCGTGCCAGCCTTACGAACGGCGGCGCGGTCGTAGCGCGCGAGGATCTCGGTCTTGAAGCGGCTTGGTGGGCACAGCTGCCCGGCAATTTCCGCTACCGCGCGCGATCGGGGGCGATCACCTCTCGCAACTTCGCAGCGCTGTCGCCATTCCATTCCTATCCCATCGGACAGAAAGACGGCAACGAGTGGGGACCGGCCGTCGCTTTGCTCAAGACCGCATCTGGGTCGCCCTACTACTTCAATCTCCACTATGGAGATCTCGGCAACACGTTCATGTGCGGCCCGTCCGGCGCCGGCAAGACCGTGATCCTCAATTTCCTGCTGTCGCAGCTCGAAAAACACGACCCCCATGTTGTGTTCTTCGACAAGGACCGCGGCGCGGATCTTTATGTCCGCGCCGCCGGCGGCACCTATCTTCCCCTCAAGAATGGCACGCCCACCGGCTGCGCTCCCCTCAAGGCCCTCGACCTCACACCGGAGAACAAGGTCTTCCTGACCCGTTGGGTCGGAAAGCTTGTCGGTTCCGGCTCGCGTGAACTGAGCGTCACCGAGTTACGCGATATCGCCGGCGCCATCGACGGGCTTGCCGATCTGCCGACGGAGCAGCGGACGATCGGCGCACTTCGTACCTTCCTCAACAACACGGACCTTGAAGGGATTGCGGCCCGGCTGCGGCGTTGGGAGAGGGGAGGGCCACTTGGCTGGGTCTTCGACAACGTGATCGAAGACATTGGTTTCGGCGATCTGGGCGGCAACGGCAAGTTCATCGGCTACGACATGACGGACTTCCTCGACAATGAGGAAATCCGCACCCCGCTGATGGCGTATCTCTTCCACCGCGTCGAGCAGCTGATCGACGGCCGTCGGATCATCATCGTCATCGACGAATTCTGGAAGGCGCTGCAGGACGAAGGGTTCCGTGACATCGCACAGAACAAACTGAAGACGATCCGTAAGCAGAACGGCCTTATGCTGTTTGCCACGCAAAGCCCGCGTGACGCGCTGATCTCGCCGATCGCGCATACGATCGTCGAGCAATGCCCGACGCAGATCTTCCTACCCAACTCCCGCGGCAACCATTCCGACTATGTCGAAGGGTTCAAGCTCACCGAGCGTGAGTACGAACTGATTGCGAGGGAACTGTCCGTCGAGAGCCGGAGGTTCGTGTTGAAGCAGGGACATAATAGCGTCGTCGCCGAACTGAACCTCAACGGCTTCGCCGACGAACTCGCGATCCTTTCGGGCCGGACGGCCAATGTCGAGCTGCTCGACGCGATCCGCGCCGAAGTCGGGAACGACCCGAAGGACTGGCTACCCGTTTTTCAAGCGAGAAGGAGTGCAAGCTGA
- a CDS encoding type IV secretion system protein VirB3 encodes MATTRPELEEDTLFIACTRPAMIAGVTMEAMGINVMATTIFYLAAGSVAYALVGVVFHFVFRALVKHDHNMFRILVAWVETRGRTRNGTYWGGATLSPLKLVRRFDERDLGYA; translated from the coding sequence ATGGCGACCACGCGACCCGAGCTTGAGGAGGACACCCTGTTCATCGCTTGCACGCGCCCGGCGATGATCGCGGGCGTGACGATGGAGGCCATGGGCATCAACGTCATGGCGACCACGATCTTCTACCTCGCGGCGGGCTCGGTCGCCTATGCGCTCGTCGGCGTCGTCTTTCATTTCGTGTTCCGGGCGCTGGTCAAACACGACCACAACATGTTCCGGATCCTCGTGGCCTGGGTGGAAACGCGCGGCCGGACCCGAAACGGCACCTATTGGGGCGGAGCCACACTTTCACCGCTGAAGCTTGTTCGGCGCTTCGATGAAAGGGACCTCGGATATGCCTAG
- a CDS encoding DUF3991 and toprim domain-containing protein, with protein sequence MPHYDVERLKAEVSCAALLESAGWMVDLRESTPKATKYRRGEGEVIIVVHRGRGWFDPTSEAKGDVLSLAQHLGAVDFGSALKLIAGLVGFQPVEPAWQRRSKSTSLTAIARRWSQRPWLAYGSAAWVYLTSERAIPENTLVRAVTAGKLKEGPRGSIWAAHTNSSDTVTGWEERGPVWRGFSNGGTKALFVIGNDDALRLCVTEAAIDALSLAAIEDWRDDTKYVSTGGGWSPATADRIAALAARPGTRLVAACDGNDQGDVYAARLRGAAETAGATFLRLWPEAEDWNDQLRQR encoded by the coding sequence ATGCCGCATTATGACGTCGAAAGGCTTAAAGCGGAGGTGTCGTGCGCGGCGCTATTGGAAAGCGCTGGCTGGATGGTTGATTTGCGCGAGAGTACACCAAAGGCGACCAAGTATCGTCGTGGGGAAGGAGAGGTCATCATTGTGGTTCACCGCGGGCGAGGGTGGTTCGATCCGACATCGGAGGCCAAAGGCGACGTCTTGTCATTGGCACAGCATCTTGGTGCTGTCGATTTCGGCTCGGCGCTGAAGCTGATCGCCGGCCTCGTCGGATTTCAACCTGTCGAGCCGGCGTGGCAGCGTCGGTCGAAGTCCACTTCGCTTACAGCGATCGCGAGGCGTTGGTCTCAAAGACCATGGTTGGCCTATGGATCCGCCGCCTGGGTATATCTCACGTCCGAACGCGCTATCCCGGAGAACACTCTCGTGCGAGCCGTTACGGCTGGCAAACTCAAGGAAGGCCCTCGGGGCTCCATTTGGGCAGCCCATACCAACTCCTCAGATACGGTAACGGGATGGGAGGAGCGCGGGCCCGTGTGGAGAGGCTTCTCCAATGGGGGGACGAAGGCGCTTTTTGTTATCGGCAACGATGATGCGTTACGCCTTTGCGTGACGGAAGCGGCGATAGATGCGCTGAGCCTCGCCGCCATTGAGGATTGGCGTGACGACACTAAGTACGTGAGTACCGGTGGAGGCTGGTCTCCTGCGACAGCCGACCGAATTGCGGCTCTTGCTGCCCGACCTGGCACTCGCCTAGTGGCAGCATGTGATGGAAACGACCAAGGTGATGTCTACGCAGCGCGATTGAGGGGTGCTGCCGAGACGGCGGGGGCGACTTTCCTGAGGTTGTGGCCTGAAGCTGAGGATTGGAATGATCAGCTACGGCAGAGGTGA